In Archocentrus centrarchus isolate MPI-CPG fArcCen1 chromosome 16, fArcCen1, whole genome shotgun sequence, a single window of DNA contains:
- the LOC115794315 gene encoding CTP synthase 1-like isoform X2: protein MKYILVTGGVISGIGKGIIASSVGTILKSCGLHVTAIKIDPYINIDAGTFSPYEHGEVFVLDDGGEVDLDLGNYERFLDIRLIKDNNITTGKIYQSVINKERRGDYLGKTVQVVPHITDAIQEWVMKQATISVDEDGVEPQVCVIELGGTVGDIESMPFIEAFRQFQFKVKRENFCNIHVSLIPQPNTTGEQKTKPTQSSVRELRGLGLSPDLIVCRCVTPLETSVKEKISMFCHVEPTQVICVHDVSSVYRVPLLLEDQGVVNYLRERLKLPIEMRPRKMFTKWKEMADRSDRLLEHVSIALVGKYTKLADSYTSVIKALEHSALAINHKLVVKYIDSADLENTTLQDDPVRYHEAWQNLCSAHAVLVPGGFGTRGTEGKMQAISWARKQNKPFLGVCLGMQLAVCEFARSVLGWEDANSTEFNPESKHPVVIDMPEHNPGQMGGTMRLGKRQTVFTSSTSVLRKLYGDVESVDERHRHRFEVNPELKHHFEKKGLQFVGQDVKGERMEVIELEDHCYFVGVQYHPEFTSRPIKPSPPYLGLLLAAAGKLQSYLAKGCRLSPRDNYSDNSGSSSPEMDLSSELKFLSL from the exons ATGAAGTACATCCTGGTTACTGGCGGTGTTATATCTGGTATTGGTAAGGGCATCATTGCCAGCAGTGTTGGAACAATCCTCAAGTCCTGCGGTCTTCATGTCACAGCCATCAAAATCGACCCGTATATCAATATTGATGCCGGTACCTTTTCACCTTATGAACACG GTGAGGTGTTTGTTCTCGATGATGGCGGGGAGGTGGATCTAGATTTGGGAAACTATGAGCGTTTTCTGGACATCCGCCTTATCAAAGATAACAACATCACCACTGGAAAGATCTATCAGTCGGTAATCAAcaaggagagaagaggagactATCTGGGCAAAACTGTTCAAG ttgtaCCACACATCACAGATGCTATCCAGGAATGGGTAATGAAGCAGGCAACCATCTCAGTGGATGAGGACGGTGTGGAACCTCAAGTTTGTGTCATAGAG CTAGGAGGCACAGTAGGGGACATCGAGAGCATGCCTTTCATTGAAGCCTTCAGACAGTTCCAGTTCAAGGTGAAAAGGGAGAACTTCTGCAACATCCATGTCAGCTTGATACCACAG CCCAATACCACAGGAGAGCAGAAAACCAAACCAACCCAGAGCAGTGTCCGAGAGCTCAGAGGGCTGGGCCTGTCTCCAGATTTG ATTGTGTGTCGCTGTGTGACGCCTCTAGAAACGTCTGTCAAGGAAAAGATCTCTATGTTTTGTCACGTGGAGCCCACACAG gtgatctgtgtccacgATGTGTCCTCGGTTTATAGAgttcctctgctgctggagGACCAGGGTGTTGTGAACTACTTACGTGAGCGGTTGAAGCTGCCCATTGAGATGAGACCCAGAAAGATGTTCACAAAGTGGAAGGAGATGGCTGATAG ATCCGACCGTCTCTTGGAGCATGTTTCCATAGCCCTGGTGGGGAAATATACCAAGTTAGCTGACTCTTACACATCTGTAATTAAGGCTCTAGAGCATTCGGCCCTTGCCATTAATCACAAACTAGTGGTCAAG TACATAGACTCTGCAGACTTGGAGAATACTACCCTGCAAGATGATCCAGTGAGATACCATGAGGCCTGGCAGAACCTCTGCAGTGCTCA TGCTGTCTTGGTGCCGGGAGGTTTTGGTACAAGAGGGACAGAAGGCAAGATGCAAGCTATTTCCTGGGCACGGAAGCAGAATAAGCCATTTCTGG GGGTTTGTTTGGGCATGCAGCTGGCAGTTTGTGAGTTTGCTCGCAGTGTTCTTGGATGGGAAG ATGCCAACTCCACAGAATTTAATCCAGAATCCAAACACCCTGTG GTGATTGACATGCCTGAACACAACCCAGGCCAGATGGGTGGGACTATGAGGTTGGGAAAGAGGCAAACCGTTTTCACGTCCAGCACCAGTGTACTGA GAAAGCTGTATGGAGATGTGGAATCTGTTGATGAAAGGCACAGACACAGATTTGAG GTGAATCCAGAGCTGAAACACCACTTTGAAAAAAAGGGACTTCAGTTTGTTGGACAGGATGTGAAAGGAGAGAGAATGGAAGTCATAGAATTAGAGG ACCACTGTTACTTTGTTGGAGTGCAGTACCATCCAGAGTTCACTTCCAGACCCATCAAACCTTCTCCTCCATATTTGGGTCTTCTGCTGGCTGCTGCGGGAAAACTCCAGAGCTACCTGGCCAAGGGCTGTCGCCTTTCTCCACG
- the LOC115794315 gene encoding CTP synthase 1-like isoform X1 has product MKYILVTGGVISGIGKGIIASSVGTILKSCGLHVTAIKIDPYINIDAGTFSPYEHGEVFVLDDGGEVDLDLGNYERFLDIRLIKDNNITTGKIYQSVINKERRGDYLGKTVQVVPHITDAIQEWVMKQATISVDEDGVEPQVCVIELGGTVGDIESMPFIEAFRQFQFKVKRENFCNIHVSLIPQPNTTGEQKTKPTQSSVRELRGLGLSPDLIVCRCVTPLETSVKEKISMFCHVEPTQVICVHDVSSVYRVPLLLEDQGVVNYLRERLKLPIEMRPRKMFTKWKEMADRSDRLLEHVSIALVGKYTKLADSYTSVIKALEHSALAINHKLVVKYIDSADLENTTLQDDPVRYHEAWQNLCSAHAVLVPGGFGTRGTEGKMQAISWARKQNKPFLGVCLGMQLAVCEFARSVLGWEDANSTEFNPESKHPVVIDMPEHNPGQMGGTMRLGKRQTVFTSSTSVLRKLYGDVESVDERHRHRFETTVTLLECSTIQSSLPDPSNLLLHIWVFCWLLRENSRATWPRAVAFLHGTTTATTVVAALLKWTSHLS; this is encoded by the exons ATGAAGTACATCCTGGTTACTGGCGGTGTTATATCTGGTATTGGTAAGGGCATCATTGCCAGCAGTGTTGGAACAATCCTCAAGTCCTGCGGTCTTCATGTCACAGCCATCAAAATCGACCCGTATATCAATATTGATGCCGGTACCTTTTCACCTTATGAACACG GTGAGGTGTTTGTTCTCGATGATGGCGGGGAGGTGGATCTAGATTTGGGAAACTATGAGCGTTTTCTGGACATCCGCCTTATCAAAGATAACAACATCACCACTGGAAAGATCTATCAGTCGGTAATCAAcaaggagagaagaggagactATCTGGGCAAAACTGTTCAAG ttgtaCCACACATCACAGATGCTATCCAGGAATGGGTAATGAAGCAGGCAACCATCTCAGTGGATGAGGACGGTGTGGAACCTCAAGTTTGTGTCATAGAG CTAGGAGGCACAGTAGGGGACATCGAGAGCATGCCTTTCATTGAAGCCTTCAGACAGTTCCAGTTCAAGGTGAAAAGGGAGAACTTCTGCAACATCCATGTCAGCTTGATACCACAG CCCAATACCACAGGAGAGCAGAAAACCAAACCAACCCAGAGCAGTGTCCGAGAGCTCAGAGGGCTGGGCCTGTCTCCAGATTTG ATTGTGTGTCGCTGTGTGACGCCTCTAGAAACGTCTGTCAAGGAAAAGATCTCTATGTTTTGTCACGTGGAGCCCACACAG gtgatctgtgtccacgATGTGTCCTCGGTTTATAGAgttcctctgctgctggagGACCAGGGTGTTGTGAACTACTTACGTGAGCGGTTGAAGCTGCCCATTGAGATGAGACCCAGAAAGATGTTCACAAAGTGGAAGGAGATGGCTGATAG ATCCGACCGTCTCTTGGAGCATGTTTCCATAGCCCTGGTGGGGAAATATACCAAGTTAGCTGACTCTTACACATCTGTAATTAAGGCTCTAGAGCATTCGGCCCTTGCCATTAATCACAAACTAGTGGTCAAG TACATAGACTCTGCAGACTTGGAGAATACTACCCTGCAAGATGATCCAGTGAGATACCATGAGGCCTGGCAGAACCTCTGCAGTGCTCA TGCTGTCTTGGTGCCGGGAGGTTTTGGTACAAGAGGGACAGAAGGCAAGATGCAAGCTATTTCCTGGGCACGGAAGCAGAATAAGCCATTTCTGG GGGTTTGTTTGGGCATGCAGCTGGCAGTTTGTGAGTTTGCTCGCAGTGTTCTTGGATGGGAAG ATGCCAACTCCACAGAATTTAATCCAGAATCCAAACACCCTGTG GTGATTGACATGCCTGAACACAACCCAGGCCAGATGGGTGGGACTATGAGGTTGGGAAAGAGGCAAACCGTTTTCACGTCCAGCACCAGTGTACTGA GAAAGCTGTATGGAGATGTGGAATCTGTTGATGAAAGGCACAGACACAGATTTGAG ACCACTGTTACTTTGTTGGAGTGCAGTACCATCCAGAGTTCACTTCCAGACCCATCAAACCTTCTCCTCCATATTTGGGTCTTCTGCTGGCTGCTGCGGGAAAACTCCAGAGCTACCTGGCCAAGGGCTGTCGCCTTTCTCCACG